One Dietzia sp. JS16-p6b genomic window carries:
- a CDS encoding FMN-binding glutamate synthase family protein, with protein MQTAPADPALRESATFPRSVIHEIQRAAATGIYDIRGWGAKRKVPHFDDLLFLGASMSRYPLEGYRERCGTDITLGTRHATKPLRLDIPVTIAGMSFGALSAQAKEALGRGASAAGTSTTTGDGGMTAEERGQSSKLVYQYLPSRYGMNPVDLRKADAIEVVLGQGAKPGGGGMLLGQKISDRVAQMRTLPRGIDQRSACRHPDWTGPDDLAIKILELREITGWEKPVYVKVGATRTYYDVKLAVKAGADVVVVDGMQGGTAATQDVFIEHVGIPTLAAIPQAVQALQEMDLHRKVQLIVSGGIRSGADVAKAMALGADAVAIGTAALIALGDNDPRYEKEYRALGSAAGFYDDFQDGRDPAGISTQDPDLARRLDPEAAGRRLANYLHVLTMEAQTIARACGKSHLTHLEPDDLVALTMEAAAMARVPLAGTDWIPGRAGREL; from the coding sequence ATGCAGACCGCCCCCGCCGACCCGGCCCTGCGCGAATCCGCCACCTTCCCGCGTTCGGTGATCCACGAGATCCAGCGCGCGGCCGCGACCGGGATCTACGACATCCGCGGCTGGGGTGCCAAGCGGAAGGTGCCGCACTTCGACGACCTGCTCTTCCTGGGCGCCTCCATGTCGCGCTACCCGCTCGAGGGATACCGCGAACGCTGCGGCACCGACATCACCCTGGGCACCCGACACGCCACGAAGCCCCTCCGGCTGGACATCCCCGTGACCATCGCGGGGATGAGCTTCGGTGCCCTGTCGGCGCAGGCCAAGGAGGCCCTCGGGCGCGGGGCCAGTGCCGCGGGCACCTCCACCACCACGGGTGATGGTGGGATGACGGCGGAGGAGCGCGGCCAGAGTTCGAAGCTCGTCTACCAGTACCTGCCCTCGCGCTACGGGATGAACCCCGTCGACCTCCGCAAGGCCGATGCCATCGAGGTGGTCCTGGGGCAGGGCGCCAAGCCCGGTGGGGGAGGCATGCTCCTGGGACAGAAGATCTCCGACCGGGTGGCACAGATGCGGACCCTGCCCCGGGGGATCGACCAGCGTTCGGCCTGCCGGCACCCGGACTGGACAGGCCCCGACGACCTCGCCATCAAGATCCTCGAGTTGCGGGAGATCACCGGGTGGGAGAAGCCGGTGTACGTCAAGGTCGGCGCGACCCGCACCTACTACGACGTCAAGCTGGCGGTGAAGGCCGGCGCGGACGTGGTGGTCGTGGACGGGATGCAGGGCGGCACCGCCGCCACGCAGGACGTGTTCATCGAGCACGTGGGCATCCCCACCCTCGCGGCGATCCCGCAGGCGGTGCAGGCCCTGCAGGAGATGGACCTGCACCGGAAGGTGCAGCTGATCGTCTCCGGCGGGATCCGCTCGGGGGCGGACGTGGCCAAGGCCATGGCCCTGGGCGCCGACGCCGTCGCGATCGGGACGGCCGCGCTGATCGCGCTGGGGGACAACGACCCCCGCTACGAGAAGGAGTACCGCGCCCTCGGCTCGGCGGCGGGGTTCTACGACGACTTCCAGGACGGGCGCGACCCGGCCGGGATCTCCACCCAGGACCCGGACCTGGCGCGACGACTGGATCCGGAAGCAGCCGGTCGGCGCCTGGCCAACTACCTGCACGTGCTCACGATGGAGGCTCAGACCATCGCGCGGGCCTGCGGTAAGTCCCACCTGACCCACCTGGAGCCGGACGACCTGGTGGCGCTGACGATGGAGGCCGCCGCGATGGCGCGCGTGCCGTTGGCGGGCACCGACTGGATCCCCGGCCGCGCGGGGCGGGAGTTGTAG
- a CDS encoding XRE family transcriptional regulator produces the protein MAAGRDDERRVVHQAAPRELPVDVPTGNDLERIIGFHVRRLRLAENLGVAEMAQRIGISKAMLSKIENAQTSCSLNMLAKLATGLDVPVTSLLRGADTRRDAVFTPDGQGATIVGRGTSVGHDYELLGALRGPNKRIEPVLVTLTAESETHPRFQHPGTELLYMLSGDMIYHHAESEYRLRPGDSLLIDGEGVHGPVAMLELPIRFLSVTAYPDGVDG, from the coding sequence ATGGCAGCCGGCCGGGATGACGAGCGGAGGGTCGTCCACCAGGCGGCGCCGCGTGAGCTCCCCGTGGACGTGCCCACCGGCAACGATCTCGAGCGGATCATCGGCTTCCACGTCCGCAGGCTGCGTCTGGCCGAGAACCTGGGGGTCGCGGAGATGGCCCAGCGGATCGGCATCTCCAAGGCGATGCTGTCCAAGATCGAGAACGCGCAGACGTCGTGCTCGCTGAACATGCTCGCGAAGCTCGCCACCGGGCTCGACGTGCCGGTGACCTCGCTGCTGCGCGGCGCGGACACCCGACGCGACGCGGTGTTCACCCCGGACGGGCAGGGGGCGACGATCGTCGGCCGCGGCACGTCGGTGGGCCACGACTACGAACTGCTCGGCGCGCTGCGGGGACCCAACAAGCGGATCGAACCCGTCCTGGTGACGTTGACCGCCGAGTCGGAGACCCATCCCCGCTTCCAGCATCCCGGCACCGAGCTGCTGTACATGCTCTCCGGCGACATGATCTACCACCACGCCGAGTCCGAGTACCGACTCCGCCCGGGGGACTCCCTGCTCATCGACGGGGAGGGCGTTCACGGGCCGGTGGCGATGCTGGAACTGCCCATACGCTTCCTCTCGGTGACCGCCTACCCCGACGGCGTCGACGGCTGA
- a CDS encoding allantoate amidohydrolase: MTIPVATTVTSLMSAIADVGTDPTRGGYSRPVYSRAELDLREWFLAEAAARGLDTETDRNGIIWAWWNPAGHPLEGAVVTGSHLDSVPGGGAFDGPLGVASALVAVDHLRARGVRPRRALALTVFPEEEGSRFGRACLGSLLLTGSMDAATAARLTDDDGTTYAELCAANGLDPARLGRDEDALGRIGRFVELHVEQGRGLIDLDNPVAVASSIIGHGRWRISFTGQGNHAGTTLLADRRDPMIPASRTVLDVRRIARAHRGARATVGRIVPTPGGTNVIASRVDLWLDVRHPDDAVTARMVHEIAEAASVAAAREGCGSSIVQESLSGSVTFDPVFRDRLLDDLPGVPVLATGAGHDAGVLAAHVPTAMLFVRNPSGVSHSPEEHVEDTDAERGAEALADVLSDLLTCDDLPAPDAA; the protein is encoded by the coding sequence ATGACCATCCCGGTCGCCACCACCGTCACCTCGCTGATGTCCGCGATCGCGGACGTCGGGACCGACCCGACGCGGGGCGGGTACAGCCGCCCCGTCTACTCCCGCGCGGAGCTGGACCTGCGCGAGTGGTTCCTGGCCGAGGCGGCCGCGCGGGGTCTGGACACCGAGACCGACCGCAACGGGATCATCTGGGCCTGGTGGAATCCGGCCGGCCATCCGCTGGAGGGGGCGGTCGTCACCGGCAGCCACCTGGACTCCGTGCCCGGGGGAGGAGCCTTCGACGGCCCACTCGGCGTCGCCTCGGCGCTCGTGGCGGTGGATCATCTCCGGGCCCGCGGGGTGCGGCCCCGGCGGGCCCTGGCCCTGACGGTCTTCCCCGAGGAGGAGGGGTCACGGTTCGGCCGCGCGTGCCTGGGATCGCTGCTGCTCACCGGCTCCATGGACGCGGCCACCGCGGCGCGCCTGACCGACGACGACGGCACCACCTACGCCGAGCTGTGCGCTGCCAACGGGCTGGATCCGGCGCGCCTGGGCCGCGACGAGGACGCGTTGGGACGGATCGGTCGATTCGTGGAGCTCCACGTGGAACAGGGCCGGGGTCTGATCGACCTGGACAATCCGGTCGCGGTGGCCTCGTCCATCATCGGCCACGGGCGCTGGCGGATCAGCTTCACCGGCCAGGGCAACCACGCCGGGACCACCCTGCTGGCGGACCGCCGCGACCCGATGATCCCGGCCTCCCGCACCGTCCTCGACGTCCGGCGCATCGCCCGCGCCCACCGGGGCGCCCGGGCGACCGTGGGACGGATCGTGCCCACCCCCGGCGGCACCAACGTCATCGCCTCCCGGGTCGATCTGTGGCTGGACGTGCGCCACCCCGACGACGCCGTCACCGCTCGGATGGTCCACGAGATCGCGGAGGCGGCATCGGTGGCGGCCGCGCGCGAGGGCTGCGGGAGCTCGATCGTGCAGGAGTCGCTCAGCGGCTCGGTGACCTTCGACCCGGTGTTCCGTGACCGGCTGCTCGACGACCTGCCCGGGGTCCCCGTCCTGGCCACGGGGGCGGGCCACGACGCCGGTGTCCTGGCCGCGCACGTCCCCACCGCGATGCTGTTCGTCCGCAACCCCTCCGGGGTGTCGCACTCCCCGGAGGAGCACGTGGAGGACACCGACGCCGAACGGGGCGCCGAGGCGTTGGCCGACGTTCTTTCCGACCTGCTCACCTGCGATGACCTCCCGGCTCCCGACGCCGCCTGA
- a CDS encoding FAD-binding oxidoreductase: MTDTAHPAETAQRAETAQRAETVKFLVIGGGLEGLSIAWNLAERGETDVLVVEKDTLCSGMTGKSSGIVRCHYGSPTMAALSWHSIPVFENASELLGDDMAFRQCGYAVIVGEENVIPLRANVAMQQSLGIETELIAPDRMAELWPGLNVDDVAAAAWEPRGGRGEAYMTGMAFAAAARRHGVRVRQSTRVTSLLRGRGDRVVGAEFADGTTVHAEQVILATGVWAPQLGATVGLDLPVRAQRAQLVLVDQGEPLQHVPTLSDLVGLQYLCREPNGEILAGNSDHHSPQYIDPDSYSNRADDSTIEKVVERLMHRLPDMPDPAITGSYVGAYDTTPDYNPVIGPSPLDGLFLAVGFSGHGFKMSPAVGRLVAELLLDGTTTMSGVDPTDCRLSRFAEGRPTISLNPYVGAGEMR; this comes from the coding sequence ATGACCGACACAGCGCACCCGGCCGAGACGGCTCAGCGGGCCGAGACGGCTCAGCGGGCCGAGACAGTGAAGTTCCTCGTGATCGGCGGGGGACTCGAAGGGTTGTCGATCGCCTGGAACCTGGCCGAGCGCGGCGAGACCGACGTCCTCGTCGTCGAGAAGGACACCCTGTGTTCCGGCATGACCGGCAAGTCCAGCGGCATCGTCCGCTGCCACTACGGTTCGCCCACCATGGCGGCCCTGAGTTGGCACAGCATCCCGGTGTTCGAGAACGCGTCCGAGTTGCTGGGCGACGACATGGCGTTCCGCCAGTGCGGATACGCGGTGATCGTCGGCGAGGAGAACGTGATCCCGCTGCGCGCGAACGTGGCCATGCAGCAGAGCCTGGGCATCGAGACCGAACTCATCGCGCCGGACCGGATGGCGGAGCTGTGGCCCGGCCTGAACGTCGACGACGTGGCCGCGGCGGCATGGGAGCCACGCGGCGGTCGCGGGGAGGCGTACATGACGGGGATGGCGTTCGCCGCCGCCGCCCGCCGACACGGGGTCCGGGTTCGCCAGAGCACCCGGGTCACGTCGCTGCTGCGGGGGCGGGGCGACCGGGTGGTGGGAGCCGAGTTCGCGGACGGCACCACGGTGCACGCCGAGCAGGTGATCCTCGCGACCGGGGTGTGGGCGCCGCAGCTCGGCGCCACCGTCGGTCTGGACCTGCCCGTCCGGGCCCAGCGCGCGCAACTGGTGCTGGTGGATCAGGGCGAACCGCTTCAGCACGTGCCCACGCTGTCGGACCTGGTGGGACTGCAGTACCTGTGCCGCGAGCCCAACGGGGAGATCCTCGCCGGGAACTCCGACCACCACTCACCGCAGTACATCGATCCGGACTCCTACTCCAACCGGGCCGACGACTCGACGATCGAGAAGGTCGTGGAGCGGCTCATGCACCGCCTTCCCGATATGCCGGATCCGGCGATCACCGGCAGTTACGTGGGTGCGTACGACACCACACCCGACTACAACCCGGTGATCGGCCCGTCACCCCTCGACGGGTTGTTCCTGGCGGTCGGCTTCTCGGGGCACGGGTTCAAGATGTCGCCCGCGGTCGGTCGACTGGTCGCGGAGTTGCTGCTCGACGGGACGACGACGATGTCGGGTGTCGACCCGACGGACTGCCGCCTCTCACGGTTCGCCGAGGGCAGGCCCACGATCAGCCTGAACCCGTACGTGGGCGCGGGCGAGATGCGCTGA
- a CDS encoding PhzF family phenazine biosynthesis protein, whose translation MRFSQVDVFSPVPFRGNPLAVVHDADALSDTQMATIARWTNLSETAFLLAPTSAGADYRVRIFTPTAELPFAGHPTLGACAAWRAAGGRPRTPGRIVQECGIGPVTVRDEGAGDWSFAAPELIRSGPLADAEVERLASGLGLRRDDVVDHSWVDNGPGSCALLLRDAETVLAARPDMRALAGDRVGVVGPHPTARGNRPEVEVRFFPVSAGIPEDPVTGSFQAGLAVWLTGNGTLPARYTARQGTALGREGRVAISAGSDDAPGTGIWVTGHVAHLVTGEIRAG comes from the coding sequence ATGAGGTTCTCGCAGGTCGACGTCTTCTCCCCCGTCCCGTTCCGGGGTAACCCCCTGGCCGTGGTCCACGACGCGGACGCACTGTCCGACACGCAGATGGCGACCATCGCCAGGTGGACCAACCTCTCCGAGACCGCCTTCCTTCTCGCACCCACCTCGGCCGGGGCCGACTACCGGGTGCGGATCTTCACCCCCACCGCCGAGCTGCCGTTCGCCGGCCACCCCACGCTGGGGGCCTGCGCGGCGTGGCGCGCGGCGGGCGGACGGCCCCGCACGCCGGGGAGGATCGTCCAGGAATGCGGGATCGGACCGGTCACCGTCCGCGACGAGGGCGCCGGCGACTGGTCGTTCGCCGCACCGGAGTTGATCAGGTCGGGCCCCCTCGCCGACGCGGAGGTGGAGCGGCTGGCGTCGGGGCTGGGACTGCGCCGCGACGACGTGGTGGACCACTCGTGGGTGGACAACGGCCCCGGCTCCTGCGCGCTGCTCCTGCGCGACGCCGAGACCGTTCTCGCCGCCAGGCCCGACATGAGGGCTCTGGCCGGGGACCGTGTCGGGGTCGTCGGCCCACACCCGACAGCCAGAGGGAACCGACCCGAGGTCGAGGTGCGCTTCTTCCCCGTCTCGGCCGGCATCCCGGAAGACCCCGTGACGGGGAGTTTCCAGGCGGGGTTGGCCGTGTGGCTCACCGGCAACGGCACGCTGCCCGCGCGCTACACCGCCAGACAGGGCACCGCGCTCGGCCGCGAGGGACGCGTGGCGATATCGGCCGGGTCGGACGACGCCCCTGGCACCGGCATCTGGGTGACCGGTCATGTGGCGCACCTCGTCACCGGGGAGATCCGGGCGGGATGA
- a CDS encoding TIGR03885 family FMN-dependent LLM class oxidoreductase: protein MTTYGFHASHEQIPPGRLLRDVQQAERAGFRIAMCSDHFSPWSTRQGHSGFAWSWLGAALATTDMTFGTVCAPGQRYHPAVVAQSSATLAEMFPDRFWVALGSGQNMNEHITGDKWPDKATRQARLEESVDVIRRLHRGEEVTHHGLVDVENARVYSLPETPPRIMGPALTPETAARAANWADGLITINDDPESVRQIVQSYRTAGGRGPLALQVHVAIEDTMSRAREVARDQWQNHAVDPPVAHDLPTPEEFDLVARYIPDEKIEETVIVTDSVDHLVARLREFEDLGFDEIYLHHVSQDQLGFLELAEQELLPALARG, encoded by the coding sequence ATGACCACGTACGGGTTCCACGCCTCGCACGAACAGATCCCCCCGGGCAGGTTGTTGCGGGACGTCCAGCAGGCAGAACGGGCGGGCTTCCGGATCGCGATGTGCTCCGACCACTTCTCCCCCTGGTCGACGCGCCAGGGCCATTCGGGCTTCGCCTGGTCGTGGTTGGGGGCGGCACTGGCCACCACCGACATGACGTTCGGCACCGTCTGCGCGCCCGGTCAGCGCTACCACCCCGCCGTGGTCGCACAGTCGTCGGCGACGCTGGCGGAGATGTTCCCCGATCGCTTCTGGGTGGCCCTCGGCAGCGGCCAGAACATGAACGAGCACATCACCGGCGACAAGTGGCCCGACAAGGCCACCCGGCAGGCCCGCCTGGAGGAGAGCGTCGACGTCATCCGCCGCCTGCACCGCGGCGAGGAGGTCACCCACCACGGTCTCGTCGACGTCGAGAACGCGCGGGTGTACTCGCTGCCGGAGACGCCGCCCCGGATCATGGGACCGGCGCTCACCCCGGAGACCGCCGCGCGGGCGGCGAACTGGGCCGATGGACTCATCACGATCAACGACGACCCGGAGTCGGTCCGGCAGATCGTCCAGTCTTACCGGACGGCCGGGGGCCGGGGTCCTCTCGCGCTCCAGGTCCACGTGGCCATCGAGGACACCATGAGCCGCGCCCGGGAGGTCGCCCGCGACCAGTGGCAGAACCACGCCGTGGACCCCCCGGTCGCCCACGACCTGCCCACCCCCGAGGAGTTCGACCTGGTCGCCCGGTACATCCCCGACGAGAAGATCGAGGAGACCGTGATCGTCACCGACTCGGTCGATCACCTCGTCGCCCGGCTCCGGGAGTTCGAGGACCTGGGATTCGACGAGATCTACCTGCACCACGTCTCCCAGGACCAGCTCGGGTTCCTGGAGTTGGCGGAGCAGGAGCTGCTCCCGGCGCTCGCTCGCGGTTGA
- a CDS encoding glycoside hydrolase family 15 protein — MAGSTRSTPLEDYALLSDLRTGALVSRDGSIDWLCLPRFDSPAVFSALLGGPEDGRWCLSVVDGEVLDRRYIPETFVLETTWRSPSGTARVTDCLLRSESQGDLIRRVECLDGEVTVEHDLRLRFDYARATPWTREIARDGGHRALLALAGPDGILVTGPMLRWPDEDDDESTPNDDTHARTDVRDDERSQEGGRARRLEGAFDVRAGERLDWDLTWFPSHDDVPDPPDAEETIAATISAWTEWSSQLEVDCDPRPEVTRSLLVLRALTNLDTGAIVAAPTTSLPEYFGGERNWDYRYTWLRDAAFTIEVVVAHGLTEGAELWRDWLLRAVAGDVDDVKIMYGVGGERQLIETELDHLDGYEDSRPVRIGNGAADQYQADVVGEVMIALHDLREAGVHEDEYTWGLQKGLLRYAERHFDREDHGIWEMRGSTHHFTHGRAMMWAAFDRGVRAVEDHGLDGPVERWRDLRSRLAEEIDEHGYDSELGSFTQTYDNSEVDASLLQLPHTGFLDYDDPRMLGTVGRIERDLVTEEGFVHRYRVDSGIDGLEGGEYPFVLCTFWLVEQYAGSGRIDDAQSLMETMVSRGSDLGLFSEEFDPGSGRLAGNFPQAFSHIGLIRAADALQAARKAREEGER, encoded by the coding sequence ATGGCGGGCTCGACGCGCAGTACGCCCCTGGAGGACTACGCGCTGCTGTCCGACCTGCGCACCGGAGCGCTCGTGTCGCGGGACGGGAGCATCGACTGGCTCTGTCTGCCCAGATTCGACTCCCCCGCCGTGTTCTCGGCCCTGCTCGGTGGCCCGGAGGACGGCCGGTGGTGTCTGTCGGTGGTCGACGGTGAGGTGCTCGACCGCCGGTACATCCCGGAGACCTTCGTGCTCGAGACGACCTGGCGGTCCCCGTCCGGCACCGCCCGGGTGACCGACTGTCTCCTGCGGAGCGAGTCGCAGGGGGACCTGATCCGCCGGGTCGAATGCCTCGACGGCGAGGTGACCGTCGAGCACGACCTGCGCCTGCGGTTCGACTACGCACGGGCCACGCCGTGGACACGGGAGATCGCCAGAGACGGGGGGCACCGAGCGCTGCTGGCGCTGGCGGGGCCCGACGGCATCCTGGTGACCGGGCCGATGCTGCGGTGGCCCGACGAGGACGACGACGAGTCGACGCCCAACGACGACACTCACGCCCGCACCGACGTGCGCGACGACGAACGGTCACAGGAGGGCGGGCGCGCCCGCCGGCTCGAGGGGGCGTTCGACGTCCGCGCCGGAGAGCGGTTGGACTGGGACCTGACCTGGTTCCCCTCCCACGACGACGTGCCCGACCCGCCCGACGCCGAGGAGACCATCGCGGCGACCATCAGCGCCTGGACCGAATGGTCGTCGCAGCTGGAGGTCGACTGCGATCCCCGGCCCGAGGTGACCCGGTCGCTCCTGGTCCTGCGAGCGCTCACCAATCTGGACACGGGGGCCATCGTGGCCGCGCCGACCACCTCGCTACCCGAGTACTTCGGCGGGGAGAGGAACTGGGACTACCGCTACACCTGGCTCCGCGACGCGGCCTTCACCATCGAGGTCGTGGTGGCACACGGACTCACCGAGGGCGCCGAGCTGTGGCGGGACTGGCTCCTGCGTGCGGTCGCCGGTGACGTCGACGACGTCAAGATCATGTACGGCGTGGGCGGGGAGCGGCAGCTGATCGAGACGGAGCTCGACCACCTCGACGGCTACGAGGACTCCCGGCCGGTGCGCATCGGCAACGGAGCCGCAGACCAGTACCAGGCCGACGTCGTGGGGGAGGTCATGATCGCCCTGCACGACCTGCGCGAGGCCGGCGTCCACGAGGACGAGTACACCTGGGGACTGCAGAAGGGGCTCCTGCGCTACGCGGAGAGACACTTCGACCGGGAGGACCACGGCATCTGGGAGATGCGCGGGTCGACCCACCACTTCACCCACGGTCGGGCCATGATGTGGGCCGCCTTCGACCGTGGCGTCCGCGCGGTGGAGGACCACGGGCTCGACGGGCCCGTCGAGCGGTGGCGTGACCTGCGGTCCCGGCTGGCCGAGGAGATCGACGAGCACGGATACGACTCCGAGCTGGGCAGCTTCACCCAGACCTACGACAACTCCGAGGTGGACGCCTCCCTGCTCCAGTTGCCCCACACCGGATTCCTGGACTACGACGACCCCCGGATGCTCGGGACGGTGGGGCGCATCGAACGGGACCTCGTCACCGAGGAGGGCTTCGTCCACCGGTATCGGGTCGACAGCGGGATCGACGGCCTGGAGGGCGGCGAGTACCCGTTCGTCCTGTGCACCTTCTGGCTGGTCGAGCAGTACGCCGGGAGCGGCCGCATCGACGATGCGCAGAGCCTCATGGAGACCATGGTGTCCCGGGGCAGCGACCTGGGGCTGTTCTCCGAGGAGTTCGACCCCGGATCCGGCCGCCTGGCGGGGAACTTCCCCCAGGCGTTCAGCCACATCGGGTTGATCCGGGCGGCAGACGCGCTGCAGGCGGCCCGGAAGGCACGAGAGGAAGGCGAACGATGA
- a CDS encoding SDR family oxidoreductase has product MRYSPTLLLAATAAGLAFLLAELVFGPQNAVFAPIAAVVATGLSAGQRRVRALEISTGVLLGIVAAELLARWFGVGAWQLTVAVLAATTAAVAFRASGLLSNQAAVAAVVVMVLVPVLETGPWVRLGDAVIGGAVAVVLTSVIPHHPRHRVTAVAARHLDRFASVLIALRDDLASGSLSGAERRLEEMDTLAAARQELLDAASATRERLPAGPGRARAERRRALRASGRLGDRVVLLVTSGRALCRAGANLVRHGDPVDPAVVDALDHLVSAVEELRRWTTGSGDAELVRRLALGSAVSASATYAAPSSPAVSVAVGQIRSAVIDLLRITGMSQPEAVAALEAAAGRATRPPKGPGVTDHADARAGGGYESVTYVGSMSPTSDITRRAEEMTNESGGFPAQEQRPPGLSSEMTPVPDHGEHTYRGSDKLRGMKALITGGDSGIGRAAAIAYAREGADVAISYLPEEESDAQDTRGWIEDAGRRAVLLPCDLRDETQCRQMVRDAAQQLGGLDILVNNAGYQHARGEGLETMDSENMDRVFKTNLYATIWASQEALDHLGPGSSIITTTSIQAYQPAPPLLDYAATKSALNNLTVNLASELGSRGIRVNAVAPGPIWTPLQPATQPGEKLEQFGSDTPLGRAGQPAECAGAFVFLASPSDAGYVSGTVLGVTGGKPVF; this is encoded by the coding sequence GTGCGCTACTCCCCCACCCTGCTTCTCGCGGCGACGGCCGCCGGCCTCGCGTTTCTCCTCGCCGAGCTGGTGTTCGGCCCCCAGAACGCGGTCTTCGCGCCGATCGCCGCGGTGGTCGCGACCGGGCTCTCTGCAGGGCAGCGGCGCGTCCGTGCTCTCGAGATCTCCACGGGCGTGCTCCTCGGGATCGTGGCCGCCGAACTCCTGGCGCGGTGGTTCGGTGTCGGTGCGTGGCAGCTCACGGTGGCGGTGCTCGCGGCCACCACCGCGGCGGTGGCGTTCCGGGCGAGTGGACTGCTGAGCAATCAGGCGGCGGTCGCGGCGGTCGTCGTCATGGTCCTCGTGCCCGTCCTGGAGACCGGCCCGTGGGTCAGGCTCGGGGACGCGGTGATCGGCGGCGCGGTGGCCGTGGTGCTGACCTCGGTGATCCCCCACCATCCCCGCCACAGGGTCACGGCGGTCGCCGCCCGGCACCTGGACCGCTTCGCCTCCGTGCTCATCGCGCTGCGGGACGACCTCGCCTCCGGGTCGCTGTCCGGGGCGGAGCGGCGGCTCGAGGAGATGGACACCCTCGCCGCCGCCCGCCAGGAACTCCTCGACGCCGCATCCGCCACGCGGGAACGACTCCCCGCGGGACCCGGCCGCGCCCGTGCCGAACGACGGCGTGCGCTGCGGGCCTCGGGGAGACTCGGCGACCGGGTGGTGCTGCTGGTCACCTCCGGGCGGGCGCTGTGTCGCGCGGGAGCGAACCTGGTCCGCCACGGCGACCCCGTCGACCCGGCCGTCGTGGACGCGCTCGACCACCTGGTGTCCGCCGTGGAGGAACTGCGCCGATGGACGACCGGCTCCGGAGACGCCGAGCTGGTCCGCCGCCTGGCACTGGGCTCGGCGGTATCGGCCTCCGCCACCTATGCCGCACCGAGCTCACCGGCGGTCAGCGTGGCGGTGGGGCAGATCCGGTCGGCCGTGATCGATCTCCTCCGGATCACCGGGATGTCTCAGCCCGAGGCCGTGGCGGCGTTGGAGGCGGCCGCCGGCCGGGCCACCCGGCCACCCAAGGGCCCGGGTGTCACCGACCATGCCGACGCGCGGGCCGGTGGCGGATACGAGAGCGTTACGTACGTTGGAAGTATGAGCCCTACAAGCGATATCACACGACGTGCCGAGGAGATGACGAACGAGAGCGGCGGGTTCCCGGCCCAGGAACAGCGGCCCCCCGGGCTCAGCTCCGAGATGACCCCGGTCCCCGACCACGGGGAACACACCTATCGCGGATCGGACAAACTCCGGGGCATGAAGGCCCTGATCACCGGCGGTGACTCCGGGATCGGGCGAGCCGCGGCCATCGCCTACGCCCGCGAGGGCGCCGACGTGGCGATCTCTTACCTCCCGGAGGAGGAATCCGACGCCCAGGACACCCGCGGCTGGATCGAGGACGCGGGGCGACGGGCGGTCCTCCTGCCCTGCGACCTGCGCGACGAGACCCAGTGTCGGCAGATGGTCCGGGACGCGGCGCAGCAGCTCGGCGGACTGGACATCCTCGTCAACAACGCCGGCTATCAGCACGCGCGCGGCGAGGGTCTGGAGACCATGGACAGCGAGAACATGGACCGGGTCTTCAAGACCAATCTCTACGCGACGATCTGGGCGAGCCAGGAGGCGTTGGACCACCTCGGGCCCGGGTCGTCGATCATCACCACCACGTCGATCCAGGCTTACCAGCCGGCACCGCCGCTCCTCGACTACGCGGCCACCAAGTCGGCGCTGAACAACCTCACCGTCAACCTCGCCTCCGAACTCGGGTCCCGGGGCATCCGGGTCAACGCGGTCGCCCCCGGTCCCATCTGGACTCCGCTGCAACCGGCCACCCAACCCGGCGAGAAGCTGGAGCAGTTCGGGTCGGACACCCCGCTCGGTCGCGCGGGACAGCCCGCGGAGTGCGCGGGCGCGTTCGTCTTCCTCGCCTCGCCCTCTGACGCCGGCTACGTCTCGGGCACCGTGCTCGGCGTGACCGGCGGCAAGCCCGTCTTCTAG